In Paludisphaera rhizosphaerae, a single window of DNA contains:
- a CDS encoding thiamine phosphate synthase, producing the protein MDETLTPGARRAMDRAASRARSRGAATVEPGDLVAALVDEPESRASELIEEFGLAPGGVREALGVVPLEETESGGYDLLDEIPQEALRSQAMRAVVSEATSRAREGGRKESVGTEHLLAGLVVEAAFALEPLRDAGLDLEGLRELLTRPEVDASPLPPLEGPPLDLSDSTRSVDLARVIDASGNRAREGLRVVEDYARFVLDDPGLTRRLKETRHRLADALKGFDLDFLLSARDTREDVGTHIMTPSEQVRENPRAVLAANFKRTGEALRSLEEYCKLVDVWLAGRFEVLRYDVYTLEKLVMTAVHAYRSLADCRLMVLIGGLPTLGDLTWIVGEALAGGADVIQLREKNLSDRELLSRAREVRIMTAQAKARFILNDRPDLARLAGADGVHLGQDDVTVRDARRIVGPNLVIGVSTHERAQLDAAVLAGAGYLGVGPVFPSATKDFAEPELAGLAYVRAVSEATNLPWFAIGGVDETNVDRVLEAGASRIAVSAAVVKADRPRAAAAALRAALDAVEIR; encoded by the coding sequence ATGGATGAAACGCTGACTCCGGGCGCCCGGCGCGCGATGGACAGAGCCGCGTCACGGGCTCGCTCGCGAGGGGCCGCAACGGTCGAGCCTGGAGACCTCGTCGCCGCCCTGGTCGACGAGCCCGAATCCCGCGCCTCGGAACTGATCGAGGAGTTCGGCCTGGCCCCCGGAGGCGTGCGCGAAGCCCTCGGCGTCGTCCCCCTCGAAGAGACCGAATCAGGCGGTTACGACCTGCTCGACGAGATCCCCCAGGAAGCCCTCCGCTCCCAGGCGATGCGGGCCGTCGTCTCCGAGGCGACCTCCCGCGCCCGCGAAGGAGGCCGCAAGGAGAGCGTCGGCACCGAGCACCTGCTGGCCGGGTTGGTCGTCGAGGCGGCCTTCGCGCTGGAGCCCCTCCGCGACGCCGGCCTCGACCTGGAGGGCCTCCGCGAACTGCTCACCCGCCCGGAGGTCGACGCCAGTCCGCTGCCCCCCCTGGAAGGGCCGCCGCTGGACCTCTCCGACTCGACCCGATCGGTCGACCTGGCCCGGGTCATCGACGCCTCGGGCAATCGCGCCCGAGAAGGCCTCCGCGTCGTCGAAGACTACGCCCGGTTCGTCCTGGACGACCCCGGGCTGACCCGCCGGCTCAAGGAGACCCGTCACCGCCTGGCCGACGCCTTGAAGGGCTTCGACCTCGACTTCCTCCTCTCCGCCCGCGACACCCGCGAAGACGTCGGCACGCACATCATGACCCCCTCCGAGCAGGTGCGCGAGAACCCCCGCGCCGTGCTCGCCGCCAACTTCAAGCGCACCGGCGAGGCCCTGCGGTCGCTGGAGGAGTACTGCAAGCTCGTCGACGTCTGGCTCGCCGGCCGCTTCGAGGTCCTCCGCTACGACGTCTACACGCTCGAAAAGCTGGTGATGACGGCCGTCCACGCCTATCGCTCGCTGGCCGACTGCCGCCTGATGGTGCTGATCGGCGGCCTGCCGACGCTCGGCGACCTGACCTGGATCGTCGGCGAGGCCCTCGCCGGCGGCGCCGACGTGATCCAGCTCCGCGAGAAAAACCTCTCCGACCGCGAGTTGCTCAGCCGCGCCCGCGAGGTCCGCATCATGACCGCCCAGGCCAAGGCGCGGTTCATCCTCAACGACCGCCCCGACCTGGCGCGCCTCGCCGGGGCCGACGGCGTCCACCTGGGCCAGGACGACGTGACCGTCCGCGACGCCCGCCGGATCGTCGGGCCGAACCTCGTCATCGGCGTCTCGACCCACGAACGCGCCCAGCTCGACGCCGCCGTCCTCGCCGGCGCGGGATATCTCGGAGTCGGGCCCGTCTTCCCCAGCGCGACGAAGGACTTCGCCGAGCCCGAACTGGCCGGCCTGGCCTACGTCCGAGCCGTTTCCGAGGCCACGAACCTCCCCTGGTTCGCCATCGGCGGCGTCGACGAGACGAACGTCGACCGCGTGCTGGAAGCCGGCGCGAGCCGGATCGCCGTCAGCGCCGCCGTCGTCAAGGCCGACCGCCCTCGCGCCGCCGCCGCCGCCCTCCGCGCGGCCCTCGACGCCGTGGAGATCCGTTGA
- a CDS encoding glutathione peroxidase — MPGRILIAATTLPILAFFAAFAVGADDKKPTSVLDFKVKDIDGAEVALSKYQGKVLLIVNTASQCGLTPQYKGLEELYKKYKDQGLEVLAFPANEFGKQEPGTNAEIKEFCTSKYNVTFPVFSKIVVKGQGIHPLYSFLTGEATDPSFAGPIGWNFAKFLVNRKGEVIARFDPKTTPESADVVKGVEKALAEK, encoded by the coding sequence GTGCCCGGACGCATCCTCATTGCCGCGACGACCCTCCCGATCCTGGCCTTCTTCGCGGCTTTCGCCGTCGGGGCCGACGACAAGAAGCCGACCTCGGTCCTCGACTTCAAGGTCAAGGACATCGACGGCGCCGAGGTGGCGCTGTCGAAGTACCAGGGGAAGGTGCTGCTGATCGTCAACACGGCCAGCCAGTGCGGCCTCACCCCGCAGTACAAGGGGCTCGAAGAGCTCTACAAGAAGTATAAGGACCAGGGCCTGGAAGTGCTCGCCTTCCCGGCCAACGAGTTCGGCAAGCAGGAGCCGGGCACGAATGCAGAGATCAAGGAATTCTGCACCTCCAAGTACAACGTGACGTTCCCCGTCTTCTCCAAGATCGTCGTCAAGGGGCAGGGGATCCACCCGCTCTACTCCTTCCTGACCGGCGAGGCCACCGACCCCAGCTTCGCCGGGCCCATCGGCTGGAACTTCGCCAAATTCCTGGTCAATCGCAAGGGCGAGGTGATCGCCCGCTTCGACCCCAAGACCACCCCCGAGTCGGCCGACGTCGTCAAGGGCGTCGAGAAGGCGCTGGCGGAGAAGTGA
- a CDS encoding macro domain-containing protein: protein MLLLAIHAHNRSNDQKIEVAAFPAMGTGFGGVPFDEAARQMAAAYRHFLEPPHRIDWDFVVDRQRAIQYDGDRQVAR from the coding sequence TTGTTGCTGCTGGCGATCCACGCCCACAACCGATCGAACGACCAGAAGATCGAAGTCGCTGCGTTCCCCGCCATGGGGACGGGATTCGGAGGCGTCCCCTTCGACGAGGCGGCCCGCCAGATGGCCGCCGCCTACCGCCACTTCCTCGAGCCGCCCCACCGCATCGACTGGGACTTCGTCGTCGACCGCCAGCGCGCCATCCAGTACGACGGCGACCGTCAGGTCGCACGCTGA
- a CDS encoding Uma2 family endonuclease, which produces METLEPKQEPITAEEFYWFPDTPCIEELVRGRVVSWPLPGMMHGLVCVNVGTELSRHVRAHDLGRVLSRSGLITERNPDTVRGPDVTYYSYAQLPRGKIPDGYSSTPPELVCEVFSWNHRWVEHLEKTAEYLKAGVLVVLILDADTRKAHIFEADKPPIVLNAEDVLRFESILPGFEVVVGRLFA; this is translated from the coding sequence ATGGAGACTTTGGAACCGAAGCAAGAGCCGATCACGGCCGAGGAGTTCTACTGGTTCCCCGACACGCCGTGCATCGAGGAGTTGGTACGCGGCCGAGTCGTCTCGTGGCCGTTGCCGGGAATGATGCACGGCCTCGTCTGCGTTAACGTCGGGACGGAGCTTTCCCGACACGTTCGTGCCCATGATCTTGGGCGGGTCTTGAGCCGTTCCGGGCTCATCACCGAACGCAATCCCGATACGGTCCGAGGGCCGGACGTTACCTACTACAGCTACGCCCAGTTGCCGCGAGGCAAGATTCCCGACGGCTATTCCTCGACGCCCCCCGAGTTGGTCTGCGAGGTTTTTTCGTGGAACCACCGATGGGTCGAGCATCTGGAAAAGACCGCCGAATACCTGAAAGCCGGCGTCCTCGTCGTTCTCATTCTGGACGCCGACACACGCAAAGCGCACATCTTCGAGGCCGACAAGCCGCCGATCGTGCTGAACGCCGAGGATGTGCTCCGGTTCGAGTCGATCCTGCCGGGCTTCGAGGTCGTCGTCGGCCGGCTGTTCGCGTGA
- a CDS encoding MotA/TolQ/ExbB proton channel family protein: MIVMTRIAAAAAAIVIASASATAAGPNAADLSAQAQRLAARAGAQTLAWYERTPPAERMTWGGLAACAALGVCVTLERLLRLRRRAVVPRDFLSKFLDRLHEGKLDGGKALDYCEMHPSPAARVALAAVRRWGRPAVDMERAVGLAHRWESDRLRRNVGTLRRIAVLAPLLGLLGALLAADRLLRFSGDAPVTGPATADALAPLIAGAALGVAALVLYDLLATRVERLGATLDRIGAETIDAVAMTTKAHAPTLTVAPPPAPSPQPIAPSYPSTPHIRIGDASSPRRPIMVIPVRESAPRKLRDDSSAGA, from the coding sequence ATGATCGTGATGACTCGGATCGCCGCAGCGGCGGCCGCGATTGTGATCGCCTCGGCGTCGGCGACGGCTGCCGGGCCGAACGCGGCCGATCTCTCGGCCCAGGCCCAGCGACTGGCAGCCCGCGCCGGGGCCCAGACGCTCGCCTGGTACGAGCGGACGCCCCCCGCCGAGCGCATGACCTGGGGCGGCCTCGCGGCCTGCGCGGCCCTGGGCGTTTGCGTGACGCTGGAACGGCTCCTCCGTCTGCGACGCCGGGCCGTCGTCCCCAGGGACTTCCTCTCCAAGTTCCTCGACCGCCTGCACGAAGGGAAGCTCGACGGCGGCAAGGCGCTCGACTACTGCGAGATGCACCCCAGCCCCGCCGCCCGCGTGGCCCTGGCGGCCGTCCGACGCTGGGGACGGCCGGCCGTCGACATGGAACGCGCCGTGGGCCTGGCCCACCGCTGGGAGTCCGACCGGCTGCGCCGGAACGTCGGGACGCTGCGGAGGATCGCTGTGCTGGCTCCGCTGCTGGGCCTGCTGGGCGCCCTCCTGGCCGCGGATCGCTTGCTCCGCTTCTCAGGCGACGCCCCCGTCACCGGCCCGGCGACGGCCGACGCCCTGGCTCCCCTGATCGCCGGTGCGGCGCTGGGCGTGGCGGCTCTCGTCCTCTACGACCTGCTCGCCACCCGCGTCGAACGCCTGGGCGCGACGCTCGACCGGATCGGGGCCGAGACCATCGACGCCGTCGCCATGACCACGAAGGCCCATGCGCCGACGCTCACGGTCGCGCCGCCGCCCGCCCCGTCGCCGCAGCCGATCGCCCCCTCGTATCCCTCGACGCCGCACATCCGGATCGGCGACGCCTCCAGCCCGCGACGGCCGATCATGGTGATCCCGGTGCGGGAATCGGCCCCGCGCAAGCTCAGGGACGACTCCTCGGCCGGCGCGTGA
- a CDS encoding tetratricopeptide repeat protein: MRLIGLGWDREGRGAGRRRGPAPLRALAGLLLLAAASVATGQDAEAPSPMPRALRFAHELFRQRKYDLAADEYAKFLETDPKPPHGDDARFGLASAELLQGHYREARDAFREFLRRAPEHARARTAWYRLGELSYMLGDLPAAREALERFTDAPEAHPNLETAWTYLGDVRSALDDPKAARSAYEQALKSFPNARLADRARYGLGRALAATGETQAALDVLNDLIRRNPPEWIDKARLQVGKIELAAGRYEVAEKALGDVGGSGPLRSEARLRRAQALLKLDRLDEAADLLRPLAADPADATSLEASLDLASTDLRRDQAEAALKTLDDAIPRAEKSLLLPALLFRSAEALRALKRLPDARERFLKVAETAPSGPWADDAWLEAARLALQAGDKTGAEKLAQDFAVKFPESKLHADVLLVQAKAAVADGRPADAIPALEAILGQGAKPLAPSPEVVDAARYELAQAYRAVGKTEQADAMLAELAKSSRKGAGADAAFLLGRSHLDAGRFAEAEAAFAQYLEAAPDGPIADHALANRAAALLALNRRDDAAETVDRLATRFPRSAALPPAQLRLAEAFVNAGELPKAVERFRTLADSTDPNIHDRAELGLARSLAKQGDAASAAKAFDALLARTTDETKTADLLLEKARAVEASGKLDEALAAYEQVETRAPKQDAALFAALARSRLLAKDKPGEAAVLLGKLLDGDAARDRLKAINQPIDALLAERGWDLVDDGKLDDADKVFAGLLADFPNGPYAADARFNLAESANARKDFAEVEKLLAPLVDDTGPDAPKLPERLAADVLYRLGRTRIERAEWPQAATTLDRLIAETPANPRIREAKFLRAEAALRQDQFETAEKTLADLIAAPAAPDDPPDLLKLAKERRIECLLGLKRWQPALDEADALKGSITVPAERDPVEFARGRALLGLGRPEDARTAFQAVIDARRQQGDLAAQAQLMIGETFFHEEKFLQALREFLRVDINYDSPRRRAAALLEAGKVYERMGRWSEAAETYERLTKDFSDDPHAAEAKARRDKVLAEHPSGKK; this comes from the coding sequence GTGCGATTGATCGGCCTCGGCTGGGACAGGGAGGGAAGAGGAGCGGGTCGTCGACGCGGCCCGGCGCCCTTGCGCGCCCTGGCGGGCCTCCTGCTGCTGGCCGCGGCGAGCGTCGCGACAGGACAGGACGCCGAGGCCCCCAGCCCAATGCCCCGGGCCCTCCGATTCGCGCACGAACTCTTTCGCCAGCGCAAGTACGACCTGGCGGCCGACGAGTACGCCAAGTTCCTGGAGACCGATCCCAAGCCTCCCCACGGCGACGACGCCCGCTTCGGCCTCGCCAGCGCGGAGCTGCTTCAGGGCCACTACCGCGAGGCTCGCGACGCCTTCCGCGAGTTCCTCCGCCGGGCCCCTGAGCATGCCCGGGCGCGAACGGCCTGGTATCGGCTGGGGGAACTCTCGTACATGCTGGGGGATCTCCCCGCTGCGCGCGAGGCGCTCGAACGGTTCACCGACGCTCCCGAAGCACACCCCAATCTGGAAACCGCCTGGACCTACCTGGGCGACGTGCGGTCGGCCCTGGACGACCCCAAGGCCGCCCGCTCAGCCTATGAACAGGCGCTCAAGAGTTTCCCCAACGCACGGCTCGCCGATCGCGCCCGCTACGGCCTGGGGCGTGCCCTCGCGGCGACCGGAGAGACCCAGGCCGCGCTCGACGTCCTGAACGATCTGATCCGCCGCAATCCGCCCGAATGGATCGACAAGGCGAGACTTCAGGTCGGCAAGATCGAGCTGGCCGCCGGCCGTTACGAGGTCGCGGAGAAGGCGCTGGGGGACGTCGGCGGTTCGGGCCCTCTGCGATCCGAGGCCCGGCTTCGCCGCGCTCAGGCGCTGCTCAAGCTCGACCGGCTCGACGAGGCGGCCGACCTGCTGCGTCCGCTCGCCGCCGACCCGGCCGATGCGACGTCGTTGGAAGCGAGCCTGGATCTGGCCTCGACCGATCTCCGCCGCGACCAGGCCGAAGCCGCGTTGAAGACGCTCGACGACGCGATCCCCCGGGCCGAGAAGTCGCTGCTGCTGCCGGCCTTGCTCTTCCGCTCGGCCGAGGCCTTGCGGGCCTTGAAGCGGCTTCCCGACGCGCGGGAGCGGTTCCTGAAGGTCGCGGAGACGGCTCCGTCCGGCCCCTGGGCCGACGACGCCTGGCTTGAAGCCGCCCGGCTCGCGCTCCAGGCCGGCGACAAGACCGGGGCGGAAAAGCTCGCCCAGGACTTCGCCGTGAAGTTCCCCGAGAGCAAGCTGCACGCGGACGTCCTGCTCGTGCAGGCGAAAGCCGCAGTCGCCGACGGCCGTCCCGCCGACGCGATCCCGGCGCTGGAGGCGATCCTGGGCCAGGGGGCGAAGCCGCTCGCCCCTTCGCCGGAAGTCGTCGACGCCGCCCGATATGAGCTGGCTCAGGCCTACCGGGCCGTCGGCAAGACCGAGCAGGCCGACGCCATGCTGGCCGAGTTGGCGAAGTCCTCCCGCAAGGGCGCCGGGGCCGACGCCGCCTTCCTGCTGGGCCGCTCCCATCTGGACGCCGGCCGCTTCGCCGAGGCCGAGGCCGCCTTCGCCCAGTATCTCGAAGCCGCTCCCGACGGTCCGATCGCCGATCACGCCCTGGCCAATCGCGCCGCCGCCCTGTTGGCGCTGAACCGTCGCGATGACGCCGCCGAGACCGTCGACCGCCTGGCAACGCGCTTTCCGAGGAGCGCCGCACTGCCCCCCGCCCAACTCCGGCTGGCCGAGGCGTTCGTGAACGCCGGCGAACTCCCGAAGGCCGTCGAGCGATTCCGCACCCTGGCCGATTCCACCGACCCGAACATCCACGACCGGGCCGAATTGGGCCTCGCTCGCTCCCTGGCCAAACAGGGGGACGCCGCCTCGGCCGCGAAGGCGTTCGACGCCCTCCTCGCCCGGACGACCGATGAAACGAAGACCGCCGACCTCCTGTTGGAGAAAGCCAGGGCCGTCGAGGCGTCCGGCAAGCTCGACGAGGCCCTCGCCGCCTACGAGCAGGTCGAGACTCGCGCGCCGAAGCAGGACGCCGCCCTGTTCGCGGCGCTCGCCCGTTCTCGGCTGCTGGCGAAGGACAAGCCCGGCGAGGCCGCCGTGTTGCTGGGCAAACTCCTCGACGGCGACGCCGCCCGCGACCGCCTCAAGGCGATCAACCAGCCCATCGACGCTCTGCTCGCCGAACGCGGCTGGGACCTCGTCGACGACGGCAAACTCGACGACGCCGACAAGGTTTTCGCCGGCCTGCTCGCCGACTTCCCGAACGGCCCCTACGCGGCCGACGCCCGGTTCAACCTGGCGGAATCGGCCAACGCGCGGAAGGACTTCGCCGAGGTCGAGAAGCTGCTCGCACCGCTCGTCGACGATACAGGCCCAGACGCCCCCAAGCTCCCGGAACGGCTCGCCGCCGACGTCCTTTACCGCCTGGGCCGCACCCGCATCGAACGAGCCGAATGGCCCCAGGCCGCGACGACGCTCGACCGCCTGATCGCCGAAACCCCGGCCAATCCTCGCATCCGAGAGGCCAAATTCCTCCGCGCCGAGGCCGCACTACGACAGGACCAGTTCGAGACGGCCGAGAAGACCCTGGCCGACCTGATCGCCGCCCCAGCGGCCCCCGACGATCCGCCGGACCTCCTGAAACTGGCGAAGGAGCGTCGCATCGAGTGCCTCCTCGGCCTCAAGCGCTGGCAGCCGGCGCTCGACGAGGCCGACGCGCTCAAGGGCTCGATCACCGTCCCCGCCGAGCGTGACCCCGTCGAGTTCGCCCGAGGCCGTGCCTTGCTCGGCCTGGGCCGCCCGGAAGACGCCCGCACGGCCTTCCAGGCGGTGATCGACGCCCGCCGGCAGCAGGGCGACCTGGCGGCGCAGGCCCAGCTCATGATCGGCGAAACCTTCTTCCACGAGGAGAAGTTCCTCCAGGCGCTCCGGGAGTTCCTCCGTGTCGATATCAATTACGACTCCCCAAGGCGTCGAGCCGCCGCCCTGCTGGAAGCCGGCAAGGTCTACGAACGCATGGGACGCTGGTCCGAAGCCGCCGAGACGTATGAACGCTTAACGAAAGATTTCTCCGACGACCCCCACGCCGCCGAGGCGAAAGCCCGCCGCGACAAGGTCCTGGCCGAACATCCGTCCGGAAAGAAATAG
- a CDS encoding prenyltransferase/squalene oxidase repeat-containing protein gives MRLRDLPQRVVDRVNRSSAAWEGRDINPHTLRSVPSWGVSLLLHALFLLLMALLIRHGAGDIHDRSFSGEISPPGDLGDVTSLVDADRSGDPFTNLDSPNPPSMGFGQPDPELKLTNQPEIAGLSMFAGDAAGPTPKLNATPSLMGTAPMPGLSVNIQAPFSGRSGIARAELVRREGGTVHSEKAVEDGLAWIVRHQKADGSWVLNVNEVCQTCSPNASILSQTGATGLALLPLLGAGYSHTVKSRHQAAVRRGLEWLVAHQQENGDFYVGGTPIGWLYSHAIASMALCEAYGLSRDPQLKEPARRAVAFIVECQDPQTGGWRYRPGQAGDTSVFGWHIFALRSANLAGLTVPKQTIRGCTDYLNLASTDGKKILYAYQPDRPATPVMTAEALVGRQILGWPREHPSLVKGAGRVAADLETNEDRNIYYWYYATQLLHNMRNKDWERWNPHVREALIRSQIHADGCPNGSWDPQFPSPDRWGVGAGRLFQTSLSILTLEVYYRYLPLYRTSDEDGMEGITPPLTPNATPNPVKQP, from the coding sequence ATGAGGCTCCGCGATCTACCGCAGCGAGTCGTCGACCGCGTAAACCGTTCCAGCGCGGCCTGGGAGGGGCGGGACATCAACCCCCACACCCTTCGCTCCGTGCCTTCGTGGGGCGTCAGCCTGTTGTTGCATGCCTTGTTCCTGCTGTTGATGGCGCTCCTGATCCGTCATGGCGCTGGAGACATCCACGATCGCTCGTTCAGCGGCGAGATTTCCCCCCCCGGCGACCTTGGCGACGTCACGTCGCTCGTCGATGCCGATCGTTCGGGAGATCCGTTTACGAACCTGGATTCGCCCAACCCGCCCTCGATGGGCTTCGGCCAGCCTGACCCCGAGTTGAAGCTCACGAACCAGCCGGAGATCGCCGGCCTGTCGATGTTCGCCGGCGACGCGGCGGGCCCGACGCCCAAGCTGAACGCCACCCCCTCGCTGATGGGGACGGCCCCGATGCCGGGACTCTCCGTGAACATCCAGGCCCCCTTCTCCGGCCGCAGCGGCATCGCCCGCGCGGAGTTGGTTCGTCGCGAGGGGGGGACGGTTCATTCCGAGAAGGCCGTCGAGGACGGCCTGGCCTGGATCGTCCGCCATCAGAAGGCGGACGGGTCGTGGGTGCTGAACGTCAATGAGGTCTGCCAGACCTGCTCGCCCAATGCGTCGATCCTTTCTCAAACCGGGGCGACCGGCCTGGCCCTGCTCCCCTTGCTGGGCGCCGGCTACAGCCACACCGTCAAGAGCCGGCATCAGGCCGCGGTGCGACGGGGGCTGGAATGGCTCGTCGCGCATCAGCAGGAGAACGGCGACTTCTACGTCGGCGGTACGCCCATCGGCTGGCTCTACAGCCACGCGATCGCGTCGATGGCTCTCTGCGAGGCCTACGGCCTTTCGCGCGACCCCCAGCTCAAGGAGCCCGCGCGTCGCGCTGTAGCGTTCATCGTGGAGTGCCAGGATCCCCAGACCGGCGGATGGCGATATCGCCCTGGTCAGGCCGGCGACACCTCGGTCTTCGGCTGGCACATCTTCGCTCTCCGGAGCGCGAATCTCGCCGGATTGACGGTTCCCAAGCAGACGATTCGCGGCTGCACCGACTACCTGAACCTCGCCTCCACGGACGGCAAGAAGATCCTCTACGCCTACCAGCCCGATCGACCGGCGACGCCGGTGATGACCGCCGAGGCGCTCGTCGGCCGGCAGATCCTGGGGTGGCCCCGGGAGCATCCCTCGCTGGTCAAGGGGGCCGGCCGGGTCGCCGCCGACCTGGAGACGAACGAGGATCGGAACATCTATTACTGGTATTACGCCACCCAGCTCCTGCACAACATGCGGAACAAGGACTGGGAGCGCTGGAACCCCCACGTCCGCGAAGCCCTGATCCGCAGCCAGATCCACGCCGACGGCTGCCCCAACGGCAGTTGGGACCCCCAGTTCCCCAGCCCCGACCGCTGGGGCGTCGGCGCCGGCCGGCTCTTCCAGACCTCCCTCTCGATCCTGACCCTGGAAGTCTACTACCGCTACCTCCCCCTCTACCGCACGTCCGACGAAGACGGCATGGAAGGCATCACCCCGCCGCTGACGCCGAACGCCACGCCCAATCCGGTGAAGCAGCCGTGA